A window from Lagopus muta isolate bLagMut1 chromosome 5, bLagMut1 primary, whole genome shotgun sequence encodes these proteins:
- the SASS6 gene encoding spindle assembly abnormal protein 6 homolog isoform X2 — MRLNVRVNIELLSISSPVHKKDLAVRLTDDADPFFLYNLVISEEDFQSLKSQQGLLVDFSAFPQKFIDLLQQCIQEQNKDIPRFLLQLVSSASVLDHTPVSLNVVETNPFKHLTHLSLKFLPGNDAEIKKFLASCLKCLKEDKMTLEEKLRKTEEDSTRQLSYTQQSLSEKSRELDKLKNEWTSYTAALTSKHTQELTAEKERALQAQTQYQQQHEQQKKELESLHQRSIQQLQNRLSELEVINKDLTERRYKGDSAVRELKAKLSGVEDECQRAKQEVVSLRRENSTLDAECHEKEKLINQLQTRVAVLEQEIKDKDQLVIRTKEVLDATQEQKAILEENTDKKRSHIEKLETTIKSLSAELLKANEIIKKLQGDLKTLMSKLKLKNTVTIQQEKLLAEKEERLQKEQRELQEAGQSLRMKEEEVCKLQEQLETTIQKLEESKQLLKTNENVITWLNKQLNEVQMVKKMETPSSTHGGVRTALSPHGMLDRPSFPSSGITHPISPFYAFQKLAEPARNKNSSPHCPVPKIQFNSQVSKIDQHSDVQAVTAATGHPANKENGNNLGLESKYFKKKEDSIPLRGLSQNTLNSEYLKPYLPKVQPSPPAAVTTASAYFPG, encoded by the exons TTTAAAATCCCAGCAAGGTCTCTTGGTggatttctctgctttcccacaGAAGTTTATAGATCTGCTTCAACAATGCATTCAAGAACAGAACAAAGATATCCCCAG gTTTTTGCTGCAGTTAGTTTCTTCAGCATCTGTTCTAGATCACACACCTGTCTCTTTAAATGTAGTGGAGACCAACCCTTTCAAACATCTTACCCATCTCTCGCTAAAATTCCTACCAGGAAatgatgcagaaataaagaaatttttagCCAGCTGCTTGAAGTGCCTGAAG GAGGACAAAATGACATTGGAAGAAAAGCttaggaaaactgaagaagatTCTACCAGACAACTGAGCTACACTCAACAG AGCTTGTCAGAGAAGAGCCGAGAACTggacaaactgaaaaatgaatggaCATCTTACACTGCTGCTCTGACAAGCAAACACACACAAGAGCTGACAGCTGAGAAGGAAAGAGCTCTCCAG GCACAAACTCAGTACCAACAACAGCACgaacaacagaaaaaggaattggaaaGTTTGCACCAGAGGAGTATTCAACAATTGCAGAACAGACTCTCAGAACTTGAAGTCATCAATAAAGATCTAACAGAAAGGAGATACAAAGGAGACTCTGCGGTCAgagaactgaaagcaaagctCTCTGGAGTTGAAGAT GAATGTCAAAGAGCCAAGCAGGAGGTGGTGTCACTGCGTCGAGAGAACAGCACTCTGGATGCTGAATGTCACGAAAAGGAGAAACTCATTAACCAGCTGCAGACACGGGTTGCTGTTCTGGAGCAAGAGATCAAAGACAAAGATCAACTGGTTATCAGAACAAAAGAAGTGCTGGATGCAACACAAGAACAAAAG GCGATACTGGAGGAGAATACAGACAAAAAACGAAGTCATATTGAAAAGCTTGAGACAACAATTAAGTCACTGTCAGCTGAACTTCTTAAG GCTAATGAAATTATCAAGAAGTTGCAAGGAGATTTGAAAACCCTAATGagtaaattaaaattgaaaaatacagtaacaaTTCAACAAGAGAAACTAttagcagaaaaagaagagagacttcagaaagaacagagagaacTGCAGGAGGCTGGACAATCTCTTCGAATGAAAGAGGAGGAG GTTTGCAAGTTACAAGAACAGCTGGAAACTACAATacagaaactggaagaaagtaAGCAGTTATTGAAAACCAATGAAAACG tAATCACGTGGCTAAACAAACAGCTGAATGAAGTTCAGATGGTGAAGAAGATGGAGACTCCCAGCAGCACGCACGGTGGCGTTAGGACTGCCCTGTCACCTCACGGCATG CTTGACCGACCTTCCTTTCCCAGCTCAGGAATCACTCATCCCATTTCTCCCTTCTACGCCTTCCAGAAGCTGGCAGAACCAGCGCGTAACAAAAACAGCAGCCCCCACTGCCCAGTCCCAAAG atCCAATTTAACTCACAGGTCTCAAAAATAGATCAGCATTCAGATGTTCAGGCAGTGACTGCAGCAACTGGCCATCCAGCAAATAAGGAAAA tggcaATAACTTGGGGCTGGAATCCaagtatttcaagaaaaaagaagacagcaTTCCTTTACGAGGGCTTAGTCAAAACACACTTAACTCAG AGTACTTGAAACCCTACTTACCCAAAGTCCAGCCATCGCCACCAGCCGCAGTGACAACAGCCTCAGCTTATTTTCCAGGATAG
- the SASS6 gene encoding spindle assembly abnormal protein 6 homolog isoform X4: MTLEEKLRKTEEDSTRQLSYTQQSLSEKSRELDKLKNEWTSYTAALTSKHTQELTAEKERALQAQTQYQQQHEQQKKELESLHQRSIQQLQNRLSELEVINKDLTERRYKGDSAVRELKAKLSGVEDECQRAKQEVVSLRRENSTLDAECHEKEKLINQLQTRVAVLEQEIKDKDQLVIRTKEVLDATQEQKAILEENTDKKRSHIEKLETTIKSLSAELLKANEIIKKLQGDLKTLMSKLKLKNTVTIQQEKLLAEKEERLQKEQRELQEAGQSLRMKEEEVCKLQEQLETTIQKLEESKQLLKTNENVITWLNKQLNEVQMVKKMETPSSTHGGVRTALSPHGMLDRPSFPSSGITHPISPFYAFQKLAEPARNKNSSPHCPVPKIQFNSQVSKIDQHSDVQAVTAATGHPANKENGNNLGLESKYFKKKEDSIPLRGLSQNTLNSEYLKPYLPKVQPSPPAAVTTASAYFPG, from the exons ATGACATTGGAAGAAAAGCttaggaaaactgaagaagatTCTACCAGACAACTGAGCTACACTCAACAG AGCTTGTCAGAGAAGAGCCGAGAACTggacaaactgaaaaatgaatggaCATCTTACACTGCTGCTCTGACAAGCAAACACACACAAGAGCTGACAGCTGAGAAGGAAAGAGCTCTCCAG GCACAAACTCAGTACCAACAACAGCACgaacaacagaaaaaggaattggaaaGTTTGCACCAGAGGAGTATTCAACAATTGCAGAACAGACTCTCAGAACTTGAAGTCATCAATAAAGATCTAACAGAAAGGAGATACAAAGGAGACTCTGCGGTCAgagaactgaaagcaaagctCTCTGGAGTTGAAGAT GAATGTCAAAGAGCCAAGCAGGAGGTGGTGTCACTGCGTCGAGAGAACAGCACTCTGGATGCTGAATGTCACGAAAAGGAGAAACTCATTAACCAGCTGCAGACACGGGTTGCTGTTCTGGAGCAAGAGATCAAAGACAAAGATCAACTGGTTATCAGAACAAAAGAAGTGCTGGATGCAACACAAGAACAAAAG GCGATACTGGAGGAGAATACAGACAAAAAACGAAGTCATATTGAAAAGCTTGAGACAACAATTAAGTCACTGTCAGCTGAACTTCTTAAG GCTAATGAAATTATCAAGAAGTTGCAAGGAGATTTGAAAACCCTAATGagtaaattaaaattgaaaaatacagtaacaaTTCAACAAGAGAAACTAttagcagaaaaagaagagagacttcagaaagaacagagagaacTGCAGGAGGCTGGACAATCTCTTCGAATGAAAGAGGAGGAG GTTTGCAAGTTACAAGAACAGCTGGAAACTACAATacagaaactggaagaaagtaAGCAGTTATTGAAAACCAATGAAAACG tAATCACGTGGCTAAACAAACAGCTGAATGAAGTTCAGATGGTGAAGAAGATGGAGACTCCCAGCAGCACGCACGGTGGCGTTAGGACTGCCCTGTCACCTCACGGCATG CTTGACCGACCTTCCTTTCCCAGCTCAGGAATCACTCATCCCATTTCTCCCTTCTACGCCTTCCAGAAGCTGGCAGAACCAGCGCGTAACAAAAACAGCAGCCCCCACTGCCCAGTCCCAAAG atCCAATTTAACTCACAGGTCTCAAAAATAGATCAGCATTCAGATGTTCAGGCAGTGACTGCAGCAACTGGCCATCCAGCAAATAAGGAAAA tggcaATAACTTGGGGCTGGAATCCaagtatttcaagaaaaaagaagacagcaTTCCTTTACGAGGGCTTAGTCAAAACACACTTAACTCAG AGTACTTGAAACCCTACTTACCCAAAGTCCAGCCATCGCCACCAGCCGCAGTGACAACAGCCTCAGCTTATTTTCCAGGATAG
- the SASS6 gene encoding spindle assembly abnormal protein 6 homolog isoform X3, producing MMLILFSFITLSYLRKIFKGSLKSQQGLLVDFSAFPQKFIDLLQQCIQEQNKDIPRFLLQLVSSASVLDHTPVSLNVVETNPFKHLTHLSLKFLPGNDAEIKKFLASCLKCLKEDKMTLEEKLRKTEEDSTRQLSYTQQSLSEKSRELDKLKNEWTSYTAALTSKHTQELTAEKERALQAQTQYQQQHEQQKKELESLHQRSIQQLQNRLSELEVINKDLTERRYKGDSAVRELKAKLSGVEDECQRAKQEVVSLRRENSTLDAECHEKEKLINQLQTRVAVLEQEIKDKDQLVIRTKEVLDATQEQKAILEENTDKKRSHIEKLETTIKSLSAELLKANEIIKKLQGDLKTLMSKLKLKNTVTIQQEKLLAEKEERLQKEQRELQEAGQSLRMKEEEVCKLQEQLETTIQKLEESKQLLKTNENVITWLNKQLNEVQMVKKMETPSSTHGGVRTALSPHGMLDRPSFPSSGITHPISPFYAFQKLAEPARNKNSSPHCPVPKIQFNSQVSKIDQHSDVQAVTAATGHPANKENGNNLGLESKYFKKKEDSIPLRGLSQNTLNSEYLKPYLPKVQPSPPAAVTTASAYFPG from the exons TTTAAAATCCCAGCAAGGTCTCTTGGTggatttctctgctttcccacaGAAGTTTATAGATCTGCTTCAACAATGCATTCAAGAACAGAACAAAGATATCCCCAG gTTTTTGCTGCAGTTAGTTTCTTCAGCATCTGTTCTAGATCACACACCTGTCTCTTTAAATGTAGTGGAGACCAACCCTTTCAAACATCTTACCCATCTCTCGCTAAAATTCCTACCAGGAAatgatgcagaaataaagaaatttttagCCAGCTGCTTGAAGTGCCTGAAG GAGGACAAAATGACATTGGAAGAAAAGCttaggaaaactgaagaagatTCTACCAGACAACTGAGCTACACTCAACAG AGCTTGTCAGAGAAGAGCCGAGAACTggacaaactgaaaaatgaatggaCATCTTACACTGCTGCTCTGACAAGCAAACACACACAAGAGCTGACAGCTGAGAAGGAAAGAGCTCTCCAG GCACAAACTCAGTACCAACAACAGCACgaacaacagaaaaaggaattggaaaGTTTGCACCAGAGGAGTATTCAACAATTGCAGAACAGACTCTCAGAACTTGAAGTCATCAATAAAGATCTAACAGAAAGGAGATACAAAGGAGACTCTGCGGTCAgagaactgaaagcaaagctCTCTGGAGTTGAAGAT GAATGTCAAAGAGCCAAGCAGGAGGTGGTGTCACTGCGTCGAGAGAACAGCACTCTGGATGCTGAATGTCACGAAAAGGAGAAACTCATTAACCAGCTGCAGACACGGGTTGCTGTTCTGGAGCAAGAGATCAAAGACAAAGATCAACTGGTTATCAGAACAAAAGAAGTGCTGGATGCAACACAAGAACAAAAG GCGATACTGGAGGAGAATACAGACAAAAAACGAAGTCATATTGAAAAGCTTGAGACAACAATTAAGTCACTGTCAGCTGAACTTCTTAAG GCTAATGAAATTATCAAGAAGTTGCAAGGAGATTTGAAAACCCTAATGagtaaattaaaattgaaaaatacagtaacaaTTCAACAAGAGAAACTAttagcagaaaaagaagagagacttcagaaagaacagagagaacTGCAGGAGGCTGGACAATCTCTTCGAATGAAAGAGGAGGAG GTTTGCAAGTTACAAGAACAGCTGGAAACTACAATacagaaactggaagaaagtaAGCAGTTATTGAAAACCAATGAAAACG tAATCACGTGGCTAAACAAACAGCTGAATGAAGTTCAGATGGTGAAGAAGATGGAGACTCCCAGCAGCACGCACGGTGGCGTTAGGACTGCCCTGTCACCTCACGGCATG CTTGACCGACCTTCCTTTCCCAGCTCAGGAATCACTCATCCCATTTCTCCCTTCTACGCCTTCCAGAAGCTGGCAGAACCAGCGCGTAACAAAAACAGCAGCCCCCACTGCCCAGTCCCAAAG atCCAATTTAACTCACAGGTCTCAAAAATAGATCAGCATTCAGATGTTCAGGCAGTGACTGCAGCAACTGGCCATCCAGCAAATAAGGAAAA tggcaATAACTTGGGGCTGGAATCCaagtatttcaagaaaaaagaagacagcaTTCCTTTACGAGGGCTTAGTCAAAACACACTTAACTCAG AGTACTTGAAACCCTACTTACCCAAAGTCCAGCCATCGCCACCAGCCGCAGTGACAACAGCCTCAGCTTATTTTCCAGGATAG